The following coding sequences lie in one Thermomicrobium sp. 4228-Ro genomic window:
- the prfB gene encoding peptide chain release factor 2 (programmed frameshift) yields the protein MVQPMTVDLEELVERLDRIGVRLDLPGKRQQIEQLEHETADPDLWQDPQRAQRLLRRLSQLRELVSEWETLSQQARDLVELRSLASEDLELAAEVEREAAELAERVQQLELRLLLNGPYDAHDAILAVHAGTGGVDAQDWAEMLLRMYLRWAQRAGFEAEVVDLLEGEEAGIKSATVEVRGPYAYGYLKGEAGTHRLVRLSPFDAAHRRHTSFALVEVLPLVEDDDDVEIRDEDIRIDTFRASGHGGQHVNKTESAVRITHIPTGIVVTCQNERSQIQNRETAMKILKARLLELKIRQRQEEQARLKGKPVITGWGNRIRSYVLHPYTMVTDHRTEVSTPNIQAVLEGEIDPFIEAYLHQHAADNAEAGVADN from the exons ATGGTCCAGCCGATGACTGTCGATCTGGAGGAGCTGGTCGAGCGACTCGATCGTATCGGGGTGCGTCTT GACCTGCCTGGCAAGCGGCAGCAGATCGAGCAGCTCGAACACGAAACTGCCGATCCCGATCTCTGGCAGGATCCGCAGCGCGCCCAGCGACTGCTGCGGCGGCTCAGCCAGCTGCGGGAACTGGTGAGCGAGTGGGAGACGCTCTCCCAGCAGGCTCGCGACCTCGTCGAACTGCGCTCGCTCGCGAGCGAGGACCTCGAGCTGGCGGCCGAGGTGGAGCGCGAGGCAGCCGAACTCGCCGAACGCGTCCAGCAACTCGAACTCCGGTTGCTGCTCAATGGCCCGTACGACGCGCACGATGCCATTCTCGCTGTCCATGCCGGGACCGGTGGGGTCGATGCGCAGGACTGGGCCGAGATGCTCCTGCGCATGTACCTCCGCTGGGCACAGCGGGCTGGCTTCGAGGCCGAGGTCGTCGACCTCCTCGAAGGAGAAGAAGCAGGCATCAAGAGCGCGACGGTCGAGGTCCGCGGGCCGTACGCCTACGGCTATCTGAAGGGTGAGGCAGGGACACACCGCCTGGTACGCCTCTCGCCCTTCGACGCGGCGCACCGTCGCCACACGTCGTTCGCGCTCGTCGAAGTCCTGCCGCTCGTCGAGGACGACGACGATGTCGAGATCCGCGACGAGGACATCCGGATCGATACCTTCCGCGCCTCGGGACACGGTGGTCAGCACGTCAACAAGACCGAGTCGGCAGTGCGCATCACGCACATCCCGACTGGCATCGTCGTGACCTGCCAGAACGAGCGGTCACAGATTCAGAACCGCGAGACGGCGATGAAGATCCTGAAGGCGCGGCTCCTCGAGCTCAAGATCCGCCAGCGCCAGGAGGAGCAGGCACGCCTGAAGGGAAAGCCGGTCATTACCGGCTGGGGGAACCGGATCCGCTCGTACGTCTTGCATCCGTATACCATGGTCACCGATCACCGGACCGAGGTGAGCACGCCGAACATCCAGGCAGTGCTGGAAGGAGAAATCGATCCGTTCATCGAGGCCTACCTGCACCAGCACGCAGCGGACAACGCGGAAGCGGGCGTGGCGGACAACTGA
- a CDS encoding peptidase MA family metallohydrolase, whose product MHVADLGAAVTFPDRIVFTLEAESTAPIVRVELRYRPVPGRITFVARPSIVPGTHLALRYERDMRVNYLPPGIDIVYRWRLFFADGSWSESPERTLAYFDDRYRWTQRTRGSIEVYSAVDDSRFIEAALTVTDEAVTTFSERFAVSLEGPLRILLYPSPEALRSALPAHSEEWIGGIAIPEYRLVLAGIVPGPGAQQELARILSHEVLHLVIAQATDNPFRAPPTWLDEGLATLYQAVEDPRLDAALERARGEGTLPSLRALSSGFGTDPERALLGYAASRSVVQFILLTYGEDGVQRLLATYREGMTDDEALSRSLGTTVDELDRAWKQWLSDQPATHARPPSAGVVLLALTELIGILAFAMWYR is encoded by the coding sequence GTGCACGTCGCTGACCTCGGTGCGGCCGTCACGTTTCCGGACCGGATCGTCTTCACCCTTGAAGCGGAGAGTACGGCCCCGATCGTGCGAGTCGAGCTCCGGTACCGGCCCGTACCCGGTCGCATCACCTTCGTCGCTCGCCCATCGATCGTACCAGGGACTCACCTCGCACTCCGCTACGAGCGCGACATGCGCGTCAACTATCTCCCACCGGGGATCGATATCGTGTACCGCTGGCGACTCTTCTTCGCTGACGGTAGCTGGAGCGAATCGCCAGAACGAACGCTCGCGTACTTCGACGATCGCTACCGCTGGACGCAGCGTACCCGAGGATCGATCGAGGTCTACAGCGCAGTCGATGATAGCCGCTTCATCGAAGCTGCCCTTACGGTCACGGATGAAGCGGTCACGACTTTCTCCGAACGGTTCGCCGTCTCGCTGGAAGGGCCGCTCCGGATCCTTCTGTACCCCTCACCGGAAGCACTGCGGAGTGCACTCCCAGCACACAGCGAGGAGTGGATCGGCGGTATCGCCATCCCCGAATATCGCCTGGTTCTGGCCGGGATCGTGCCCGGGCCAGGCGCACAGCAGGAACTCGCTCGGATCTTGAGTCACGAAGTGCTCCACCTGGTCATCGCCCAGGCGACCGACAATCCTTTTCGCGCGCCACCTACCTGGCTGGACGAAGGACTCGCGACCCTGTATCAGGCCGTCGAGGATCCCCGCCTCGACGCCGCCCTGGAGCGAGCGCGCGGGGAGGGAACGCTTCCCTCGCTCCGCGCACTCAGCAGCGGTTTCGGCACTGACCCCGAGCGAGCACTCCTCGGGTATGCAGCGAGCCGGAGCGTCGTCCAGTTCATCCTCCTGACGTACGGCGAGGATGGGGTGCAGCGCCTCCTCGCGACATACCGAGAAGGGATGACCGACGACGAAGCGCTCTCCCGCAGTCTCGGAACGACTGTCGACGAGCTCGACCGAGCATGGAAGCAGTGGCTGAGCGACCAGCCGGCCACCCACGCCCGGCCGCCGTCAGCCGGAGTCGTCCTCCTCGCTCTGACTGAACTCATCGGGATTCTCGCGTTCGCGATGTGGTACCGGTGA
- a CDS encoding cysteine desulfurase family protein: MNRTEIYLDHAATTPVDPRVLEVMVPYFTRSYGNPSSIYALGREARAALDQARARIARILNCQAREIVFTSGGTESDNLALKGVAFWHLLNGRGRHIVTTAFEHHAVLHSAEYLERFGFEVTYVRPDPDGIVHPEAIEEALRPDTILVSVMYANNEIGTVQPIREIARLCRKRGVTFHTDAVQAAGTLPLDVEKLGVDLLSVSAHKFYGPKGVGFLYVRSGTPILWQQHGGAQESNRRAGTENVPGIVGMAYALELAYEELEERNARIQALRDRLIDDILSRIPDARLNGHRERRLPNNVNVTFEGVDGETLLLNLDLHGIAASSGSACTTGSTEPSHVLLAIGRTPEQARSSVRLTLGKDNTPEEIERTLDVLQETVARLRSLARARAR; encoded by the coding sequence GTGAACCGGACCGAGATTTACCTGGATCATGCTGCGACGACACCAGTCGACCCGCGCGTCCTCGAGGTGATGGTGCCGTACTTCACCCGGTCGTACGGTAACCCTTCGAGTATCTATGCCCTAGGACGCGAGGCGCGAGCTGCGCTGGATCAAGCGCGCGCACGGATCGCGCGGATCCTCAATTGCCAGGCGCGCGAGATCGTTTTCACCAGCGGAGGAACCGAGAGCGACAACCTCGCGTTGAAGGGTGTCGCCTTCTGGCACCTCCTCAACGGGCGCGGCCGGCACATCGTGACGACGGCCTTCGAGCATCACGCCGTGCTCCACAGTGCTGAATATCTGGAGCGGTTCGGTTTCGAAGTGACCTATGTCCGGCCGGACCCTGACGGCATCGTCCATCCCGAAGCGATCGAGGAGGCGCTACGACCCGACACGATCCTCGTCTCCGTCATGTACGCGAACAACGAGATCGGCACCGTCCAGCCGATCCGCGAGATCGCTCGCCTGTGCCGCAAGCGCGGTGTCACCTTCCATACCGACGCCGTCCAGGCGGCCGGCACGCTTCCCCTCGATGTCGAGAAGCTCGGTGTCGACTTGCTCTCGGTGAGCGCGCATAAGTTCTACGGTCCGAAGGGTGTGGGGTTCCTTTACGTGCGCAGCGGCACGCCGATCCTGTGGCAACAGCATGGTGGCGCGCAGGAGAGCAACCGGAGAGCCGGAACGGAGAACGTTCCTGGCATCGTCGGGATGGCCTATGCGCTCGAGCTGGCCTATGAAGAACTCGAGGAACGCAACGCGCGGATCCAGGCGCTCCGCGATCGGCTCATCGACGACATCTTGAGCCGCATTCCGGATGCTCGGCTCAACGGGCACCGCGAGCGCCGCTTGCCCAACAACGTCAATGTCACCTTCGAAGGGGTCGATGGCGAGACGCTCCTGCTCAATCTCGATCTGCACGGTATCGCTGCTTCCTCGGGATCGGCGTGTACCACAGGATCGACCGAGCCGAGCCACGTGCTGCTCGCGATCGGTCGCACGCCCGAGCAGGCCCGCAGCAGCGTTCGCTTGACGCTCGGGAAGGACAATACGCCGGAAGAGATCGAGCGGACGCTCGATGTGCTCCAGGAGACGGTCGCTCGACTGCGCTCGCTGGCACGTGCTCGAGCACGTTAA
- a CDS encoding segregation and condensation protein A, translating to MRAAVLSAHLRDIPVTVGDFSGPLDLLLQLVQARELPITAVSLQAVTEQFLATLEPIETAHPELLADFLVVASRLTALKARALLPRPEPESPDTEDPLVVELRRYRAFREAAEWLRTREASGWRSWTRPAPPRSPARLVEGSSEQLRRALVRWARRCQPPPLPLRLRPVITLTAMIERFRRQLQKRRSFRELLGEHPTRSDVAVGLLALLTLARRREIDIEQPERFGEIWVRPRSTG from the coding sequence ATGCGAGCCGCAGTACTCTCGGCTCATCTCCGTGACATCCCGGTGACTGTGGGTGACTTTTCCGGGCCGCTCGATCTGTTGCTCCAGCTCGTGCAGGCACGGGAGCTGCCCATCACTGCCGTGTCGCTCCAAGCCGTCACGGAACAGTTCCTCGCCACCCTCGAACCGATCGAGACAGCTCATCCGGAGCTCCTGGCCGACTTCCTCGTCGTGGCCAGCCGGTTGACGGCCTTGAAGGCCCGTGCGCTCCTGCCCCGGCCGGAGCCAGAATCGCCGGACACGGAGGATCCACTCGTCGTCGAACTCCGGCGCTACCGCGCGTTTCGCGAGGCAGCGGAATGGTTGCGGACACGCGAGGCTTCTGGCTGGCGCTCTTGGACTCGTCCAGCGCCACCGCGATCCCCCGCTCGACTCGTGGAAGGCTCGAGCGAGCAGCTCAGGCGGGCACTGGTCCGCTGGGCACGCCGCTGCCAGCCTCCTCCGCTCCCGCTTCGCTTGCGGCCAGTCATCACGCTCACGGCGATGATCGAGCGGTTCCGCAGGCAGCTCCAGAAACGGCGATCGTTCCGCGAGCTGCTCGGTGAACACCCGACACGAAGCGACGTTGCCGTCGGCTTGCTGGCACTCCTGACGCTCGCTCGTCGTCGCGAGATCGACATCGAACAGCCAGAACGGTTCGGCGAGATCTGGGTGCGACCACGGAGTACAGGATGA
- a CDS encoding site-2 protease family protein, protein MLGRFDAETILATLLAFVVAITIHEFAHAWTALRLGDDTAARLGRVTLNPLAHLDPIGSIGLLLIVFLGFGIGWGRPVPVNPNRLRWGHRGMALTALAGPLSNVILALAFALPYRIGLPAAPEPVMTVVQRLILVNLLLAAFNLIPIPPLDGLKILLGILPAFWYPVLAPLERYGVGILLVLIVFGSVGGSILAAMYLPVYRLLFRLVVGQSPL, encoded by the coding sequence GTGCTCGGTCGATTCGATGCCGAAACCATCCTGGCAACGTTGCTCGCGTTCGTGGTGGCCATCACGATCCACGAGTTCGCTCATGCGTGGACTGCACTCCGGCTGGGTGACGACACGGCAGCACGGCTGGGTCGGGTCACTTTGAACCCACTGGCGCACCTCGACCCGATCGGCTCGATCGGTCTCTTGCTGATCGTCTTCCTCGGATTCGGGATCGGCTGGGGAAGGCCGGTACCCGTGAACCCGAACCGGCTGCGCTGGGGCCATCGGGGTATGGCACTGACGGCACTCGCCGGACCGCTCTCGAACGTGATCCTGGCTTTGGCTTTCGCCCTCCCCTACCGGATCGGGTTGCCGGCGGCACCGGAACCGGTCATGACCGTCGTCCAGCGACTCATCCTGGTCAATCTCCTCCTGGCGGCATTCAACCTCATACCGATCCCACCGCTGGACGGGTTGAAGATCCTTCTCGGGATCCTGCCCGCCTTCTGGTATCCCGTACTGGCCCCGCTCGAACGCTACGGTGTCGGTATCCTGCTCGTCCTCATCGTCTTCGGGAGCGTGGGCGGGAGTATCCTGGCAGCGATGTACCTGCCGGTCTATCGGTTGCTCTTCCGACTGGTCGTCGGTCAGTCGCCGCTCTAG
- a CDS encoding ABC transporter ATP-binding protein codes for MATEVQAQPTANTPKEREVLLDVRNLKMYFPLTRGIILQRRVGWIKAVDDISFQVYRGETLGLVGESGCGKSTTGRAILQLYKPTEGQVLFNGVDLTKIPPGEMRKMRRHMQMIFQDPYASLNPRMTVGSIIAEPMQIHNLVPKEQRNQRVQELLEVVGLNPYFANRYPHEFSGGQRQRIGIARALAANPDFIVADEPVSALDVSIQAQIINLLEELQEKFHLTYLFIAHDLSVVRHISDRVAVMYLGKIVELADRNALYDDPLHPYTKALLSAVPIPDPKIEKKRERIILTGDVPSPINPPSGCRFHTRCPYAMDVCAKVEPRFVDQGGGHYVACHLYPGCTP; via the coding sequence ATGGCAACTGAGGTGCAGGCACAGCCGACAGCGAACACGCCCAAGGAGCGCGAGGTCCTGCTCGATGTCCGCAACCTGAAGATGTATTTCCCCCTGACCCGCGGCATCATCCTGCAACGACGCGTCGGGTGGATCAAGGCAGTCGACGATATCTCGTTCCAGGTGTACCGCGGGGAGACCCTGGGGCTCGTCGGCGAGAGCGGGTGCGGTAAGAGCACGACCGGGCGGGCGATCCTCCAGCTCTACAAGCCGACCGAAGGACAGGTCCTCTTCAATGGCGTCGACCTCACGAAAATACCGCCCGGCGAGATGCGGAAGATGCGCCGGCACATGCAGATGATCTTCCAGGATCCTTACGCCTCCCTCAACCCACGGATGACGGTCGGCAGTATCATCGCCGAGCCGATGCAGATCCATAATCTGGTTCCCAAGGAGCAGCGGAACCAACGCGTGCAGGAACTGCTGGAGGTCGTGGGGCTGAATCCGTATTTCGCCAACCGATACCCGCACGAGTTCTCCGGGGGGCAGCGCCAGCGGATCGGGATCGCCCGCGCCTTGGCCGCCAACCCGGATTTCATCGTGGCCGACGAGCCGGTCTCGGCACTCGATGTCTCGATCCAGGCACAGATCATCAACTTGCTCGAGGAACTCCAGGAGAAATTCCACCTGACCTATCTCTTCATCGCGCACGACCTGAGTGTGGTGCGCCACATCTCCGACCGCGTGGCGGTGATGTACTTGGGGAAGATCGTCGAGCTGGCCGACCGCAACGCGCTCTACGACGACCCGCTCCATCCCTACACGAAGGCACTGCTCAGCGCCGTGCCGATTCCTGACCCGAAGATCGAGAAGAAACGGGAGCGGATCATCCTGACCGGCGATGTGCCGAGCCCGATCAACCCGCCGTCGGGGTGCCGCTTCCACACGCGCTGCCCGTACGCGATGGACGTGTGTGCGAAGGTCGAGCCGCGCTTCGTCGACCAGGGCGGCGGTCACTACGTGGCTTGCCACCTCTACCCAGGCTGCACGCCGTAG
- the scpB gene encoding SMC-Scp complex subunit ScpB — protein sequence MTLPDRAALLGALLFVSGEPVSRERLAAVLGVSLEELDAVVVELTQRAATLGLVLLHHDDRLQLATAPELGPVIAQFLGIPERSRLSTAALETLAIVAYLQPVTRAEIDAVRGVDSSGAIQTLLAHGLIEPVGRRASPGQPVEYGTTALFLQRFGLPDLRALPPLPGELRALLVTRREPV from the coding sequence ATGACCCTGCCCGATCGTGCCGCGCTCCTCGGCGCGTTGCTCTTCGTCTCCGGCGAGCCGGTCTCTCGCGAACGACTCGCTGCCGTGCTCGGCGTCTCGCTCGAGGAACTGGATGCCGTCGTCGTTGAACTGACCCAGCGAGCAGCCACGCTCGGGCTCGTCCTTCTCCACCACGATGACCGTCTCCAGCTCGCCACCGCGCCGGAGCTCGGCCCAGTCATCGCCCAGTTCCTGGGCATTCCGGAACGGAGCCGGTTGTCGACCGCAGCACTGGAAACGCTGGCGATCGTCGCGTACTTGCAGCCGGTGACGCGGGCGGAGATCGACGCCGTCCGTGGTGTCGACTCGAGCGGAGCGATCCAGACCTTGCTGGCACACGGCCTGATCGAGCCAGTCGGTCGGCGTGCGAGCCCTGGGCAACCGGTCGAGTACGGTACGACCGCGCTGTTTCTCCAGCGTTTCGGGCTGCCCGATCTCCGCGCGCTTCCCCCGCTCCCGGGGGAACTCCGCGCGCTTTTGGTCACCCGGCGCGAACCGGTTTAA
- a CDS encoding RrF2 family transcriptional regulator has product MKVSTRGEYGLRAMVSLARMYGRGPMPLSVIAQDSAVPVAYLEQLMLPLRRAGLVVSTRGAHGGYQLARPPEQVKVGEIYRVMEGPIAPMDCVREDADEETCPMIDGCATRIVWLKLRDSIVEVLDSTTLADLIAQAPRPRAEQPA; this is encoded by the coding sequence ATGAAGGTATCGACGCGTGGTGAATATGGGCTGCGAGCGATGGTCTCGCTGGCACGCATGTACGGTCGTGGGCCGATGCCGCTCAGTGTGATCGCCCAGGATTCGGCCGTGCCGGTCGCGTACCTGGAGCAGCTCATGCTCCCGCTCCGGCGTGCTGGCTTGGTCGTTTCCACCCGCGGTGCCCATGGCGGGTACCAGCTCGCCCGGCCACCGGAGCAGGTGAAGGTCGGCGAAATCTACCGCGTCATGGAAGGACCGATCGCACCGATGGACTGCGTCCGGGAGGATGCCGACGAGGAGACCTGCCCGATGATCGATGGCTGTGCGACCCGTATCGTGTGGCTCAAGTTGCGGGATAGCATCGTCGAGGTTCTGGATTCGACGACGCTCGCTGACCTGATCGCGCAAGCGCCGCGGCCGCGTGCCGAGCAGCCAGCCTGA